The following are encoded in a window of Panicum virgatum strain AP13 chromosome 5N, P.virgatum_v5, whole genome shotgun sequence genomic DNA:
- the LOC120676279 gene encoding scarecrow-like protein 3, whose translation MVQDDASASASTSSVTSSPLHNFSSMPLHPAAAPTPPWLLRELRSDERGLCLIHLLLNCAAAAAAGRLDAANAALEHIASLAAPDGDAMQRVAAAFAEALARRALRAWPGLCRALLLPRAAPTAAELAAARRHFLDLCPFLRLAGAAANQSILEAMESEKIVHVVDLGGADGTQWLELLHLLAARPEGPPHLRLTAVHEHKDVLTQTAMVLTKEAERLDVPFQFNPVVSRLEALDVESLRVKTGEALAITSSLQLHCLLASDDDSGGGKDTGKEGKRSSPESGVSPSTSRADAFLGALWGLSPKVMVVTEQEASHNAAALTERFVEALNYYAALFDCLEVVAARGSVERARVERWLLCEEIKNIVACDGGERRERHERLERWAARMEGAGFGRVALSYYALLQARRAAQGLCCDGFKVREEKGSFFLCWQDRAIFSVSAWRGRRFD comes from the coding sequence ATGGTCCAGGACGACGCCTCAGCCTCAGCCTCCACGTCGTCGGTCACGTCCTCCCCGCTCCACAACTTCTCCAGCATGCCGCtccacccggccgccgccccgacgccgcccTGGCTACTGCGGGAGCTCCGCTCCGACGAGCGCGGCCTCTGCCTCAtccacctcctcctcaactgcgccgccgccgccgccgccggccgcctcgacgccgccaaCGCCGCGCTCGAGCACATCGCCTCGCTCGCCGCCCCCGACGGCGACGCCATGCAGCGCGTCGCCGCGGCCTTCGCGGAGGCCCTggcgcgccgcgcgctccgGGCCTGGCCGGGCCTCTGCCGGGCGCTGCTcctgccccgcgccgcgcccaccgccgccgagctcgccgccgcgcgccgccacttCCTCGACCTCTGCCCGTTCCTCCGcctcgcgggcgccgccgccaaccagTCCATCCTGGAGGCCATGGAGTCGGAGAAGATCGTGCACGTCGTCGacctcggcggcgccgacggcacCCAGTGGCtcgagctcctccacctcctggCCGCGCGCCCCGAGGGCCCGCCGCACCTCCGCCTCACGGCCGTCCACGAGCACAAGGACGTGCTCACCCAGACGGCCATGGTGCTCACCAAGGAGGCCGAGCGCCTGGACGTGCCCTTCCAGTTCAACCCCGTGGTGTCCCGCCTCGAGGCGCTGGACGTGGAGTCCCTCCGCGTGAAGACCGGCGAGGCGCTGGCCATCACCTCCAGCCTGCAGCTGCACTGCCTGCTCGCCTCCGACGACgactccggcggcggcaaggacaCGGGCAAGGAGGGCAAGCGCAGCAGCCCCGAGTCCGGGGTGTCCCCGTCGACGTCGCGCGCGGACGCGTTCCTGGGCGCGCTGTGGGGCCTGTCGCCCAAGGTGATGGTGGTGACGGAGCAGGAGGCGAGCCACaacgcggcggcgctgacggAGCGGTTCGTGGAGGCGCTCAACTACTACGCGGCGCTGTTCGACTGcctggaggtggtggcggcgcgcgggtcggtggagcgcgcgcgcgtcgaGCGGTGGCTCCTCTGcgaggagatcaagaacatcgtggcgtgcgacggcggcgagcggcgggagCGGCACGAGCGGCTGGAGCGGTGGGCGGCGCGGATGGAGGGCGCCGGCTTCGGCCGCGTGGCGCTGAGCTACTACGCGCTGCTgcaggcgcggcgggcggcgcagggccTTTGCTGCGACGGTTTCAAGGTGCGCGAGGAGAAGGGCTCCTTCTTCCTCTGCTGGCAGGACCGCGCCATCTTCTCCGTCTCCGCCTGGCGCGGCCGCCGCTTCGACTGA
- the LOC120672326 gene encoding protein GDAP2 homolog — protein MASGSAAAGESDFSVLVLGSDFATDAGAALLTHADREDWHDCLPDLSEAEADACFSDLEELQVVRVQGTDRAGRTIVRVVGKFFPAPVIDGERLKKYVFYKLRTELPEGPFCILYIHTTVQSDDNNPGMSILRTIYEELPPEYKERLQVFYFLHPGLRSRLAIATLGRLFLSGGLYWKIKYISRLEYLWGDIRKGVVEIPDFVVEHDKILEHRPLTDYGIEPDPLHLASVPAVGYSLGRFENKWAPEDRWYSQNYM, from the exons ATGGCGtcgggctccgccgccgccggtgagagcGACTTCTCCGTGCTCGTGCTGGGCTCCGACTTCGCGACCGACGCAGGCGCCGCGCTCCTCACCCACGCCGACCGCGAGGACTGGCACGACTGCCTCCCCGACCTctccgaggccgaggccgacgcCTGCTTCTCCGACCTCGAGGAGCTCCAGGTCGTGCGCGTCCAGGGCACCGACCGGGCCGGCCGGACTATCGTCCGCGTCGTCGGCAAGTTCTTCCCTG CTCCAGTAATTGATGGTGAACGTCTGAAGAAATATGTGTTCTACAAGCTCCGAACTGAATTGCCAGAGGGTCCATTCTGCATTTTGTACATTCACACTACTGTGCAGTCAGATGACAACAACCCAGGGATGTCAATCTTGAGGACGATTTATGAGGAGCTTCCACCTGAATACAAAGAAAGGCTTCAAGTTTTCTACTTCTTGCATCCTGGACTTCGCTCCAGGTTGGCCATTGCCACTCTTGGCAGGCTATTCTTAAGTGGAGG GTTGTATTGGAAAATCAAGTACATTAGTCGACTAGAATATCTCTGGGGAGATATAAGAAAAGGGGTGGTTGAAATTCCAGATTTTGTTGTTGAGCACGATAAGATTCTTGAGCACCGACCATTGACTGATTATGGCATAGAACCTGATCCACTGCATCTAGCTTCTGTACCTGCTGTGGGATATTCGCTTGGAAGATTTGAAAATAAGTGGGCTCCTGAAGATCGATGGTATTCTCAAAATTACATGTGA